TATAAGCACTGTCTTGTAAGCGGTTTTTTTATGTTTGCATATACCTCCATTAGATAAAATTGCTCAATAAATTAGAATGTAAATACCTGAAAACGAGCACTTTCAATAGATTTACTTAACTATTACTTAATATTATTATAAAATATGATTAGATTATTATATACAACAACCTAATCAATTAGCAATGGACTTTAAAGATCAAATCAGGCAGCTTTCTGAAAGAGCCGAAAAGCTTCAAAAACAGGTTTCAACTGAAGAGGCAACTAAAAATGCCTTGATTCTTCCCTTCATAAGTGCATTAGGTTATGATGTGTTTAATCCACTGGAAGTAGTTCCCGAATTTGTAGCTGACATTGGCATTAAAAAAGGAGAAAAAGTAGATTATGCAATTATTGATAAAGAAGAACCTACAATTTTTATTGAATGTAAAACATCCGGTTGTAAGTTAGACCCTCACGACACACAACTATTTAGATATTTCCATACCACTAAAGCTAAATTTGCTATTCTCACCAATGGTGTAGAATATAAGTTTTTTACAGATTTAGTTGATCCAAATAAAATGGATGAAAAACCTTTTCTAACTTTTGATATCACAAAGGTTAGAGATAATGTAATTGAAGAGCTGAAAAAGTTTCATAAATCCTATTTTGATGTAGAGGAGATATTCAGTAATGCTAGTGAATTAAAGTACACGAATGAAATAAGAACATTGATGAATTCGGAAATAAAAACACCTTCCGAGCAATTTGTAAAATATTTTATTTCTCAGGTTTATTCAGGGCGCGCTACAGAAAAGGTGGTACAACAGTTTACAGGTATTGTGAAAAAGTCATTGTCTATCTGGATAAATGAAATTATTAGCGAAAAATTCCAATCTGCTTTAGATAAAGAAGAGTCTGAAATTAACAAAAACGAGCCAGTTATAGGAACTGAAGAAGTAATAGAATCTTCGTCGGGTCAAGAAAATGGTATTGAAACTACTGAAGAAGAAAAAGAAGGCTTTTTAATTATAAAAGCAATACTAAGAGAAAAGGTAGAAGGTGAGCGTGTACAGTTTAGAGATACCAAAAGCTACTTTGGTATTTTACTAGATGACAATAATAGAAAACCCTTAGCAAGACTAAGGTTCAATGCTCAAACCGTTAAATACCTTGGTCTTTTTGATGGTGAAAAGAATGAAACAAAAGTACCTATTGATTCTTTAGATGATATTTATAAGTATAAAAAAGAGCTTTTGAAAACCATTGATTTTTATTTAAAACAAGAATTCGCTACCTAATTTACTTAACCAAATTGCCACTAACCGTTAAATTTACAATCAACTCTATATTGTTTTTGTTTTACAAATCACGTGGCTGCCCTTGTAAAGTGTTATGATGACAGAGAATTGATAA
This window of the Porifericola rhodea genome carries:
- a CDS encoding type I restriction endonuclease; translation: MDFKDQIRQLSERAEKLQKQVSTEEATKNALILPFISALGYDVFNPLEVVPEFVADIGIKKGEKVDYAIIDKEEPTIFIECKTSGCKLDPHDTQLFRYFHTTKAKFAILTNGVEYKFFTDLVDPNKMDEKPFLTFDITKVRDNVIEELKKFHKSYFDVEEIFSNASELKYTNEIRTLMNSEIKTPSEQFVKYFISQVYSGRATEKVVQQFTGIVKKSLSIWINEIISEKFQSALDKEESEINKNEPVIGTEEVIESSSGQENGIETTEEEKEGFLIIKAILREKVEGERVQFRDTKSYFGILLDDNNRKPLARLRFNAQTVKYLGLFDGEKNETKVPIDSLDDIYKYKKELLKTIDFYLKQEFAT